A genome region from Pseudomonas pergaminensis includes the following:
- a CDS encoding polyamine ABC transporter substrate-binding protein: MKMLTSLALCAAMLSSAVQADEKTLKVYNWFDYITPKALEDFKAQNPSIKLVYDIFDTNEALEAKLLTGNSGYDVVVPSNVFLAKQIEAGVFQPLDRSQLPNWNHLDPKLMKLIEANDPGNKFAVPYMYGTILIGFNPDKVKAVLGPNAPVDSWDLIFKEENISKLKQCGVALLDSPSEILPLALQHLGLDPNSSNPKDYVKAEALLMKIRPYITYFHSSKYMADIANGDICVAVGYSGSFSQAANRAKEAKNGVTVDMRLPKEGAPIWFDMLAIPKGAQNPQDAYTFINYLLQPQVIAPISDFVGYPNPNKDATLQVDPAIRNNPNLYPTDAAMATLYTLKPLGRDAERARTRAWTKIKSGT; this comes from the coding sequence ATGAAGATGCTCACCTCCCTCGCCTTGTGCGCCGCTATGTTGAGCAGCGCGGTACAGGCCGACGAGAAAACCCTCAAGGTCTACAACTGGTTCGACTACATCACCCCCAAGGCGCTGGAAGATTTCAAGGCGCAGAACCCGAGCATCAAGTTGGTCTACGACATCTTCGACACCAACGAAGCCCTGGAAGCCAAGCTGCTCACCGGCAACTCTGGCTATGACGTGGTGGTGCCGTCCAACGTGTTCCTGGCCAAGCAGATCGAAGCCGGGGTATTCCAGCCCCTGGACCGCAGCCAGTTGCCTAACTGGAACCACCTCGACCCCAAGCTGATGAAGCTGATCGAAGCCAACGACCCCGGCAATAAATTCGCGGTGCCCTATATGTACGGCACCATCTTGATCGGCTTCAACCCGGACAAGGTCAAGGCAGTGCTGGGGCCCAACGCACCGGTAGACAGCTGGGACCTGATCTTCAAGGAAGAGAACATCAGCAAGCTCAAGCAGTGCGGCGTGGCGTTGCTCGATTCGCCGTCGGAAATCCTGCCCCTGGCGTTGCAGCACCTGGGCCTGGACCCCAACAGCAGCAACCCCAAGGATTACGTCAAGGCCGAAGCGCTGTTGATGAAAATCCGCCCGTACATCACCTACTTCCACTCGTCCAAGTACATGGCCGATATCGCCAATGGCGACATCTGCGTGGCCGTCGGTTACTCGGGCAGCTTTTCCCAGGCGGCCAACCGTGCCAAGGAAGCCAAGAACGGTGTGACGGTGGACATGCGCCTGCCCAAAGAAGGCGCGCCAATCTGGTTTGACATGCTCGCCATCCCCAAGGGCGCACAGAACCCGCAGGACGCCTACACCTTCATCAACTACCTGCTGCAACCGCAGGTGATTGCGCCGATAAGCGACTTTGTCGGCTACCCCAACCCGAACAAGGATGCCACCCTGCAAGTCGACCCAGCGATTCGTAACAACCCCAACCTGTACCCGACCGACGCGGCGATGGCCACGCTGTACACCCTGAAGCCACTGGGCCGCGATGCGGAACGTGCCAGGACGCGGGCGTGGACCAAGATCAAGTCGGGGACCTGA
- a CDS encoding MocR-like pyridoxine biosynthesis transcription factor PdxR — protein MSPTSPPLSFNPAGIELDRRQGLTRQLYDALRQRVLDGRLVSGTRLPATRDLAAALSISRNSVVRAYDQLYAEGFIESRVGDGTYVAQLPSAKKLSTKVSTGFSTGLSPALSTKLVNLPEDLDNEVIHSAGLARVKNNHLALPPSGPPRAFRVGVPAFDLFPFEVWAKLNGAFWRKPDLELLCYGDPAGDGRLRGLIAAYLRSSRGMQCAAEQIVITSGAQQAISLCAQLLVEPGDGVAVENPGYRAAGHAFALAGGRLHGVPVDSEGIDCQALNRLDDCRVAYVTPSHQYPLGVVMSLARRLELLAWAERKGGWIIEDDYDGEYRYSGAPLSPLAALDRNGRVLYVGTFGKVAFPALRLGYLVLPPGLVDAFARRRAVDMRHSEVSTQAVMAEFMAAGHFQRHIRRMRRAALSRRNALLAGWPGGIEGVGELPSVAAGLHMTVRVDSLAREQQLLAQAHAVGIEINGLSSYWLAQSTPPADQRAGLVMGFAAVPEADIAQALARLRQAWGASVN, from the coding sequence ATGTCGCCCACTTCGCCGCCACTGTCATTCAACCCTGCTGGCATTGAGCTTGATCGCCGTCAGGGCCTGACTCGTCAACTGTACGATGCTTTGCGCCAGCGGGTGCTGGACGGGCGGCTGGTCAGTGGCACACGGTTACCGGCCACCCGTGACTTGGCGGCGGCGTTGTCGATCTCCCGCAACAGTGTGGTGCGTGCCTACGATCAGCTGTATGCGGAGGGGTTTATCGAAAGCCGGGTGGGTGATGGCACTTACGTCGCCCAATTGCCCAGCGCAAAAAAACTATCCACAAAAGTATCCACAGGGTTTTCAACAGGCTTATCCCCAGCCTTATCCACAAAATTGGTAAATTTACCGGAGGACCTCGACAACGAAGTTATCCACAGCGCGGGCTTGGCGAGGGTAAAAAACAATCATCTGGCCCTGCCTCCTTCGGGGCCGCCTCGGGCATTTCGCGTGGGCGTACCGGCCTTCGACCTGTTCCCGTTTGAGGTGTGGGCCAAGCTGAACGGGGCGTTCTGGCGCAAGCCGGACCTGGAGCTGCTGTGCTATGGCGACCCGGCGGGTGACGGCCGCCTGCGCGGTTTGATTGCCGCCTACCTGCGCAGCTCGCGGGGCATGCAATGCGCGGCTGAGCAAATAGTGATCACCAGTGGCGCGCAACAGGCCATTAGCCTTTGTGCACAGTTGCTGGTGGAGCCGGGCGATGGGGTCGCGGTGGAAAACCCTGGCTATCGCGCGGCGGGTCATGCGTTTGCCTTGGCGGGTGGACGGTTGCACGGTGTCCCGGTGGACAGCGAGGGTATCGATTGCCAAGCATTGAACCGCCTCGACGATTGCCGTGTCGCCTATGTGACACCGTCCCATCAGTACCCCTTGGGCGTGGTGATGAGCCTGGCGCGGCGCCTGGAATTGCTTGCCTGGGCGGAGCGCAAGGGCGGATGGATCATTGAAGATGATTACGACGGCGAGTACCGCTACAGCGGCGCGCCGTTGTCGCCACTCGCGGCGTTGGATCGCAACGGGCGTGTGTTGTACGTCGGCACCTTCGGCAAGGTGGCCTTTCCCGCGTTGCGCCTGGGCTACCTGGTGCTGCCGCCGGGCTTGGTGGATGCCTTCGCCCGGCGTCGGGCCGTCGACATGCGTCATTCCGAAGTCAGCACCCAGGCGGTGATGGCCGAGTTCATGGCCGCCGGGCATTTCCAGCGGCATATCCGGCGCATGCGGCGCGCGGCCTTGAGTCGACGCAATGCCTTGCTGGCCGGATGGCCCGGTGGGATTGAAGGGGTTGGCGAGCTACCGAGCGTCGCAGCAGGCCTGCACATGACCGTACGTGTCGATAGCCTGGCGCGCGAGCAGCAATTGCTCGCGCAGGCCCATGCCGTGGGTATCGAAATCAACGGCCTGAGCAGCTACTGGCTGGCGCAATCGACCCCGCCGGCGGATCAGCGTGCCGGCCTGGTCATGGGCTTCGCCGCCGTGCCAGAAGCCGACATCGCCCAGGCGCTGGCGCGGTTACGACAGGCCTGGGGCGCCAGCGTTAACTAA
- a CDS encoding FMN-binding negative transcriptional regulator: MYTPRAFALDDLPELQQLIQHTRLAQLVTVGEQGLQASHLPLLLNPDEGPNGTLYGHLAKANPQWRDLQNGSEALVIFAGAEAYISPAFYPAKAEHGKVVPTWNYIAVHAYGKADVFSDAERLLGVVTALTDRHEGGRAQPWKVSDAPADYIDGMLKAIVGFALPIERLVGKRKLSQNRSAADIAGVRDGLAASVDVRDQTLARFIPQGASE; the protein is encoded by the coding sequence ATGTACACACCCCGCGCCTTTGCCCTAGACGATTTGCCCGAACTGCAGCAACTGATCCAGCACACGCGCCTGGCGCAGTTGGTGACCGTTGGCGAGCAAGGCCTGCAAGCCAGCCACCTGCCGTTGCTGCTCAATCCCGATGAAGGCCCGAACGGCACGCTCTATGGGCACCTCGCCAAGGCCAACCCGCAGTGGCGCGACCTGCAAAATGGCAGCGAAGCCCTGGTGATCTTCGCTGGCGCCGAGGCCTACATCAGCCCGGCCTTTTACCCGGCCAAGGCCGAGCACGGCAAAGTGGTACCCACCTGGAATTACATCGCCGTGCATGCCTACGGCAAGGCTGACGTGTTCAGCGACGCCGAACGCTTGCTCGGCGTGGTCACCGCGCTGACCGATCGTCACGAAGGCGGCCGCGCCCAACCGTGGAAGGTCAGTGATGCCCCGGCCGACTACATTGACGGCATGCTCAAGGCCATCGTCGGCTTTGCCTTGCCGATCGAGCGCCTGGTCGGCAAACGCAAACTCAGCCAGAACCGCAGCGCGGCGGACATCGCCGGCGTTCGCGATGGCCTCGCCGCCAGCGTCGACGTCCGCGACCAGACCCTCGCCCGCTTTATTCCCCAAGGAGCTTCAGAATGA
- a CDS encoding GNAT family N-acetyltransferase, protein MSQIDIRPVTAADHAAWLPLWQAYLTFYNTELPDAVSQNTWQRLIDAKEPTHSALAWQDGKAVGMVNFIYHRSNWSIENSCYLQDLLVVPTQRGTGVGRKLIEFVYATAKADGCCKVHWLTHETNATAIQLYERIAERPGFIQFRKGL, encoded by the coding sequence ATGAGCCAGATCGACATCCGCCCGGTCACTGCCGCCGACCACGCCGCCTGGCTCCCGCTGTGGCAAGCGTATTTGACGTTCTACAACACCGAGCTGCCGGACGCCGTCAGCCAGAACACCTGGCAACGCCTGATCGACGCCAAAGAGCCAACCCACTCGGCCCTGGCCTGGCAGGATGGCAAGGCTGTGGGCATGGTCAACTTCATTTATCACCGCTCCAACTGGAGCATCGAGAACTCCTGCTACTTGCAGGACCTACTGGTGGTTCCGACCCAACGCGGCACCGGCGTCGGCCGCAAGCTGATCGAATTTGTCTACGCTACCGCCAAGGCCGACGGCTGCTGCAAGGTCCACTGGCTGACCCACGAAACCAATGCCACGGCGATCCAACTTTACGAACGCATCGCCGAACGCCCCGGTTTCATCCAATTTCGCAAAGGTCTTTAA
- a CDS encoding GNAT family N-acetyltransferase — MTTSLADWKGVPAPTVQLLEGRFIRLEKLDPARHGDDLFKALQGPGADPKLWDYLPYGPFPERSVFNDWLNNHAAHSDPYFFSVIDRATGQVQGILSLMSIVPDHGRIEIGHVTFGAPMQRSPKSTEAVYLLAKHAFEQGYRRLEWKCNNANDRSKYAAERLGFSFEGVFRQHTVVKGKNRDTAWYSIIDSEWPKVGAGFEEWLSEGNQRGDGQVKSLAQCRG, encoded by the coding sequence ATGACTACTTCTCTCGCCGACTGGAAAGGCGTCCCGGCCCCCACGGTGCAACTGCTCGAAGGGCGTTTTATCCGCCTGGAAAAACTCGACCCGGCCCGCCATGGCGACGACCTGTTCAAAGCCCTGCAAGGCCCCGGTGCCGATCCGAAGCTGTGGGACTACCTGCCTTATGGTCCCTTCCCTGAGCGCAGCGTCTTCAACGATTGGCTGAACAACCACGCAGCCCACAGCGATCCCTACTTTTTCAGCGTGATCGACCGCGCGACCGGCCAGGTACAGGGCATCCTCAGCCTGATGTCGATCGTCCCGGATCACGGCCGAATCGAAATCGGCCACGTCACCTTCGGCGCCCCCATGCAGCGCTCACCGAAAAGCACCGAGGCCGTCTACCTGCTCGCCAAGCACGCGTTCGAACAGGGCTACCGCCGCCTGGAATGGAAGTGCAACAACGCCAACGACCGCTCCAAATACGCGGCCGAGCGATTGGGTTTCAGTTTTGAAGGCGTGTTCCGCCAACACACCGTGGTCAAGGGCAAGAACCGCGACACCGCGTGGTATTCGATCATCGACTCGGAATGGCCGAAGGTAGGCGCCGGGTTTGAGGAATGGTTGTCAGAGGGCAACCAACGGGGTGACGGTCAGGTGAAATCACTGGCGCAGTGCCGGGGCTGA
- a CDS encoding helix-turn-helix domain-containing protein, whose product MSQRAQVIESIEQGLSDGSLEIGDAVRRLRTEVTGLHQAQFAKMCKISVRTLVHIEHGEGNQTLKSLNAVFRPFGLKMGVVKVRR is encoded by the coding sequence ATGAGTCAGCGCGCGCAAGTGATTGAAAGCATCGAGCAGGGCTTGTCAGACGGTTCTCTCGAAATAGGCGACGCTGTGCGCCGTCTACGCACCGAAGTCACTGGCCTGCACCAAGCCCAGTTCGCCAAGATGTGCAAAATCTCTGTGCGCACGTTGGTGCATATTGAACATGGCGAAGGGAATCAGACGCTTAAGTCACTGAATGCCGTGTTCAGGCCGTTTGGACTGAAGATGGGCGTGGTCAAGGTCCGCCGCTGA